From one Cynocephalus volans isolate mCynVol1 chromosome X, mCynVol1.pri, whole genome shotgun sequence genomic stretch:
- the LOC134368584 gene encoding phosphatidylinositol-binding clathrin assembly protein-like: MGSSASKAALQATTKEPREPKPKHLAYLIQYINETNMSVQHLADVLYKKTRSSNWVVVFKALVTVNHLMVHGNERFIQHLASRPSFFTLHSFLDISVIEAYTMSAFIRRYSRYLNEKSLAYRLMASDVTKSKRGRDGVIRAMSTEQLLKTLPVIQTQLDALLNFNANPDELTNGIIRAAFMLLFRDALRLFAAYNEGILNLLDKFFDMRKNQCKESLGIYINFLEKTTKLTQFLKVAEQVGIDQSNIPNLIQPPRSLLEALKQHLASLEEKNISPPCSKTTVAERERAGEAQAQPGSTQCWTLEARKQPHVVQIKQLQEAGPDLASTKRFVKEPVLAT, translated from the exons ATGGGGTCTTCTGCATCCAAGGCTGCCCTCCAGGCGACCACCAAGGAGCCCAGGGAGCCCAAGCCGAAACACTTGGCCT ATCTAATACAgtacatcaatgaaacaaatatgAGCGTTCAACATCTGGCTGACGTTCTTTATAAGAAAACGAGGAGCAGTAACTGGGTGGTGGTGTTCAAAGCTCTGGTTACTGTGAATCATCTCATGGTCCACGGAAATGAG CGTTTCATCCAACATCTTGCATCTCGACCCTCTTTCTTCACGTTACACAGCTTCCTGGATATAAGCGTCATAGAAG cttataCGATGTCAGCCTTCATCAGACGGTACAGCAGGTATTTGAATGAAAAGTCACTCGCATACAGACTGATGGCATCTGACGTTACAAAAAGCAAGAGAGG gAGAGATGGTGTGATAAGAGCTATGAGTACTGAACAGCTGCTAAAGACGCTTCCAGTTATTCAAACCCAGCTGGATGctcttcttaattttaat gcAAATCCTGATGAACTAACTAATGGTATAATACGTGCTGCTTTTATGCTTCTCTTTAGAGATGCTCTTCGTCTCTTTGCAGCCTATAATGAAGGGATCCTTAATCTGCTAG acaaGTTTTTTGACATGAGGAAGAACCAGTGCAAGGAGAGTTTGGGGATTTACATCAACTTCCTCGAAAAAACCACCAAATTGACACAGTTCCTGAAGGTTGCAGAG CAAGTTGGAATTGACCAGAGCAACATTCCAAATCTTATTCAG CCACCCCGGAGTTTACTTGAAGCACTAAAACAGCATTTAGCttctttggaagagaaaaacatttcaccACCTTGCAG CAAGACGACGGTCGCTGAGAGGGAGCGTGCGGGAGAAGCGCAGGCACAGCCGGGCTCTACTCAGTGCTGGACACTCGAGGCCAGGAAGCAGCCGCACGTCGTGCAGATAAAGCAGTTGCAGGAAGCGGGGCCGGATCTCGCCAGCACAAAACGGTTTGTTAAGGAGCCCGTGCTTGCAACCTGA